Proteins encoded within one genomic window of Vespula vulgaris chromosome 16, iyVesVulg1.1, whole genome shotgun sequence:
- the LOC127069700 gene encoding protein O-mannosyl-transferase Tmtc3-like, with protein MGVPARGALAAIIAFTAFAVYLNSLSCGFVFDDISAIKDNRDLRPHTPLKNVFYNDFWGTPMHKEQSHKSYRPLCVLTFRWNYLIHQLDPMGYHLLNVILHVGVCLLYFRICLMFLSDLASLVSSLLFAVHPIHTEAVTGVVGRAETLSSLFYLAALITYTKCCKSKKSTGWKSLILSMFFVFTAMLCKEQGITATAVCVLYEIFVVQKVKASDICLAIKSAFDGKKISPTWSSEGTKRLTALTAVTFSLLILRLHVMGSKLPVFTRFDNPASVATTPTRQLTYNYLAAVNLRLLFLPSDLCCDWTMGTIPLVESFTDIRNLATIATHGTILGLLATATLTRNRQTSVILIMSLAMMILPFLPASNLFFPVGFVIAERVLYAPSMGFCMLVGYGWSILSMRKFKKLTLFLLITLLAAHSTKTFMRNYDWLDEYSIFMSGLKVNDRNAKLFNNVGHALESQGRFKEALNFFNMAVQVQGDDIGAHINVGRTYNHLKMFKEAEDAYLKAKSLLPKAKPGESYQARIAPNHLNVFVNLANLIAKNATRLEEADLLYRQAISMRADYTQAYINRGDVLIKLNRTKEAQEVYERALFYDSNNPDIYYNLGVVFLEQGKASQALAYLDKALEFDPEHEQALLNSAILLQELGRAELRKVARERLLKLLRKDSNNERVHFNLGMLAMDDHDSGSAERWFRNAVALKEDFRSALFNLALLLADEQRPLEAAPFLNQLVRFHPDHVKGLILLGDIYINNIKDLDAAENCYRRILQLDPTNIQGLHNLCVVMVERGKLGLAAQCLERAARLAPHQDYVHRHLAIVKARISRLPREQRDTEIFDDSFWTSNDNDRSYNNDLSNNQFLGKTDTIFANHAIVHNHIGNKQSNTDPLKNHIVNLEDPAKSVQVLNGISEKARNKESKQQKVVESTNIIEPTTNEVFNKIISRDVTELDIAQKLELMNANQFNLSAPLLSGTKHTGTLQQTEDSTLS; from the exons ATGGGAGTGCCTGCGCGGGGAGCACTTGCGGCAATCATAGCCTTTACCGCGTTTGCCGTTTATTTAAATAGCCTCAGTTGCGGGTTCGTTTTTGACGATATTTCAGCGATTAAGGATAATCGAGATTTAAGGCCGCATACACCCCTGAAGAATGTTTTTTACAACGACTTTTGGGGTACCCCTATGCATAAG GAACAATCACACAAGTCATACAGACCACTTTGTGTTCTCACATTCCGGTGGAATTACCTGATTCACCAGCTTGATCCTATGGGATATCATTTGCTTAATGTCATTCTACATGTTGGAGTGTGTCTATTATACTTCAG aATCTGTTTGATGTTTTTATCAGACTTGGCAAGTCTCGTATCTTCCTTGCTGTTTGCTGTACATCCGATACATACAGAAGCA gtTACAGGAGTGGTTGGAAGAGCTGAAACTCTTTCTTCGCTATTTTATCTGGCAGCTTTAATCACATATACTAAATGTtgcaaaagtaaaaaatctacag GATGGAAATCATTGATATTATCTATGTTTTTTGTATTTACTGCTATGTTATGTAAAGAACAAGGAATAACAGCCACAGCTGTCTGTGtcttatatgaaatttttgttgTACAAAAg GTAAAAGCATCAGATATTTGTTTAGCAATAAAATCTGCATTTGATGGTAAGAAGATATCGCCTACATGGTCCAGCGAAGGTACAAAGCGTTTAACAGCTCTTACCGCTGTTACATTTAGCTTATTGATTTTACGATTACACGTAATGGGTTCAAAATTACCTGTATTTACTAG atTCGACAATCCTGCATCAGTTGCTACAACACCAACGAGACAATTGACATACAATTATCTCGCAGCAGTTAATTTaagattactttttcttccaaGCGATCTGTGTTGTGATTGGACAATGGGAACGATACCGTTGGTAGAAAGCTTTACAGATATTCGTAATCTCGCAACTATAGCCACACACGGTACTATCTTAGGATTACTGGCAACAGCCACTTTAACGCGAAATAGACAAACGTCTGTTATTCTTATAATG agtTTAGCAATGATGATTCTACCATTTCTACCTGCATcaaatcttttcttccctGTTGGATTTGTCATTGCTGAAAGAGTTTTATATGCTCCTTCTATGGGTTTTTGTATGCTCGTGGGATACGGATGGAGTATTTTATCTATGAGAAA atttaaaaagctaacattatttctattaataacaCTTTTGGCTGCTCATTCCACAAAAACATTTATGAGGAATTACGATTGGTTGGATgaatattctatattcatGTCTGGTTTGAAAGTAAACGATCGGAATGCCAAGCTATTTAATAACGTGGGTCATGCACTGGAAAGTCAAGGTCGATTTAAAGAAGCccttaatttctttaatatggCTGTACAAGTCCAAGGTGACGATATCGGTGCTCATATTAATGTCGGTCGCACATATAATCATCTTAAAATGTTTAAGGAAGCGGAGGATGCTTACTTGAAG GCAAAATCGTTATTACCGAAGGCAAAGCCAGGAGAATCTTATCAAGCACGTATAGCACCTAATCATTTAAATGTCTTTGTCAATCTGGCAAATTTAATAGCCAAAAATGCTACCAGATTAGAAGAGGCTGATTTATTGTATCGTCAAGCTATAAGTATGCGTGCTGATTATACGCAAGCCTACATTAATCGTGGCGATGTTTTGATTAAACTTAATCGTACAAAGGAAGCTCAGGAGGTTTATGAACGAGCATTATTTTACGACAGTAATAATCcggatatttattataac CTTGGAGTTGTGTTCTTGGAACAAGGAAAAGCGTCTCAAGCTTTAGCTTATCTCGACAAAGCTCTCGAATTTGATCCAGAACACGAGCAAGCATTATTAAATTCAGCTATATTACTTCAAGAATTAGGACGTGCCGAATTACGTAAAGTGGCACGAGAAAGACTTTTGAAACTACTGAGGAAA gaTTCCAACAATGAACGTGTCCACTTTAATCTTGGAATGTTAGCCATGGATGATCATGACAGCGGCAGTGCCGAACGTTGGTTTCGAAATGCTGTAGCCTTGAAAGAAGATTTCCGATCGGCTCTTTTCAATTTGGCTTTATTATTAGCAGACGAGCAACGTCCACTCGAAGCGGCACCCTTCTTGAACCAATTAGTTAGATTTCATCCGGATCATGTTAAAGGCCTAATTCTTTTAGgagatatttatatcaataacaTCAAGGACTTGGACGCTGCAGAAAAC tgTTATCGCAGAATATTACAACTGGATCCAACGAATATACAAGGATTGCATAATTTGTGTGTAGTGATGGTAGAACGTGGTAAATTGGGATTAGCAGCACAATGTTTGGAACGTGCAGCAAGATTGGCTCCTCATCAGGATTATGTACACAGGCATCTTGCTATCGTAAAAGCTCGTATTAGTCGATTGCCACGTGAGCAACGGGACACTGAGATATTCGATGATTCGTTCTGGACTAGTAATGACAATGACAGAAGTTACAATAATGATTTATCAAATAACCAGTTTTTAGGGAAAACAGATACTATTTTTGCCAATCATGCAATAGTTCACAATCACATAGGAAATAAACAAAGCAATACTGATCCTTTGAAAAATCATATTGTAAATCTAGAAGATCCTGCTAAATCTGTCCAGGTATTGAATGGCATTTCTGAAAAAGCAAGGAATAAAGAGAGTAAGCAGCAGAAGGTAGTAGAATCGACTAATATTATAGAACCTACTACGAACGAAGTGTTCAATAAGATCATAAGCAGAGACGTCACGGAATTGGATATCGCTCAAAAACTTGAATTAATGAATGCTAATCAATTCAACCTGAGTGCACCATTGCTCTCTGGCACCAAGCATACAGGTACTTTACAACAAACGGAAGACAGTACGCTGTCATAG